A genomic segment from Chthoniobacterales bacterium encodes:
- a CDS encoding DUF2905 domain-containing protein, producing the protein MPELGKTLVIAGLALAAIGALLWLGRGFRLPGDIFVQRGGFSFAFPIVTCLVISIVLTILLNIFRR; encoded by the coding sequence ATGCCGGAACTCGGGAAAACGTTGGTCATCGCAGGCCTCGCGCTCGCCGCCATCGGCGCGCTCCTGTGGCTCGGCCGCGGCTTCCGGCTGCCTGGCGACATTTTCGTCCAGCGCGGCGGCTTCAGCTTCGCCTTCCCGATCGTCACTTGCCTCGTCATCAGCATCGTGCTCACGATCCTGCTGAACATCTTCCGCCGCTGA